In the Festucalex cinctus isolate MCC-2025b chromosome 10, RoL_Fcin_1.0, whole genome shotgun sequence genome, one interval contains:
- the LOC144027624 gene encoding uncharacterized protein LOC144027624 translates to MDIFFRLQRKGIILHTCEGAINAERDSPAYFSKTWPSRILYVLQQHDLVEKDPPVTQCQTTAYLGGTERLHQVGLKTSDARKRPRKFQPAGGCFCCVRVCERLCLSSCAGV, encoded by the exons atggacATTTTCTTCAGGTTACAGAGGAAAGGGATCATCTTGCACACCTGTGAAGGCGCAATAAATGCTGAAAG GGACTCCCCAGCCTATTTCAGCAAGACATGGCCAAGCCGCATTCTGTACGTGCTACAACAACATGACTTGGTGGAAAAAGATC CTCCGGTGACACAATGTCAGACAACAGCGTATCTGGGTGGAACAGAACGTCTTCATCAAGTGGGACTCAAAACAAGTGACGCAAGAAAGAGGCCCAGGAAGTTCCAGCCAGCAGGCGGCTGTTTTtgctgcgtgcgtgtgtgcgagcGACTGTGTCTGTCTTCGTGTGCAGGTGTTTAA
- the LOC144027545 gene encoding E3 ubiquitin-protein ligase RNF126-like — MAEAHPWPSRFFCHRCSAEISPRLPEYTCPRCESGFIEELLEERSADNGSVSTISSGPQNQQPFENADQHLFTFPSGYGQFSLSVFDDAFDFGAGLGAEDNRDAESRRERENASRQRYSARQPRSRHGSRRQPGRHEGVPTLEGIIQQLVNGIIAPTAMPNIGVGPWGVLHSNPMDYAWGANGLDAIITQLLNQFENTGPPPADRDKIKNLPSVLVTQEHVASGLECPVCKEDYSVGENVRQLPCNHMFHNDCIVPWLEQHDTCPVCRKSLSGQNTATNPPELSGMNFTSSSSSTSSTSSSSSSTPHSSSSTSNENSTDNS; from the exons ATGGCCGAAGCACATCCGTGGCCTAGCCGTTTCTTCTGTCACAGATGCTCCGCTGAGATCAGCCCTCGCCTTCCC gAGTACACCTGTCCAAGATGTGAGTCGGGGTTCATCGAGGAGCTACTGGAAGAAAGAAG TGCTGACAATGGCTCCGTGTCTACCATCTCCAGCGGGCCACAAAACCAGCAACCATTTGAG AACGCAGACCAGCACTTGTTTACATTCCCGTCGGGCTACGGCCAGTTCTCGCTGAGTGTCTTCGATGACGCCTTCGACTTCGGAGCCGGACTCGGAGCGGAGGACAACCGCGACGCCGAGAGCCGGCGAGAAAGGGAGAACGCGTCGCGGCAGCGCTACAGTGCCAGGCAGCCGAGGAGTCGGCACGGCTCAAGACGGCAGCCCGGCAGGCATGAGGGGGTTCCCACTTTGGAGGG aatcattcagcagctcgtgAATGGAATCATTGCACCAACTGCAATGCCAAATATTGGTGTTGGACCCTG GGGTGTTCTTCATTCAAATCCTATGGATTATGCATGGGGTGCTAACGGGTTAGATGCTATTATAACACAG TTATTGAACCAGTTTGAGAACACGGGGCCTCCGCCTGCAGAtcgagataaaataaaaaatctgccttCAGTTCTAGTTACACAGGAACACGTTG CTTCAGGATTGGAATGTCCAGTGTGCAAAGAAGATTACAGTGTGGGAGAAAACGTGAGGCAATTGCCGTGCAATCACATGTTCCACAACGATTGCATTGTGCCCTGGCTCGAGCAG CATGACACGTGTCCGGTGTGCCGGAAAAGCTTGAGCGGCCAGAACACGGCGACCAATCCTCCAGAACTATCAGGGATGAACtttacctcctcctcttcctccacctcCTCAACGTCCTCATCGTCTTCCTCCACCCCTCACTCCTCCAGCTCCACCAGTAACGAGAACTCCACCGACAACTCTTAG